The sequence below is a genomic window from Acetivibrio clariflavus DSM 19732.
AAGACTTACTTCTTTAAGCTGGTTGGCAAGATCTGTTCCAATTATTTTACAGAGTTCTTCAAAACTTACGTTTTGGTCATGCCCCTCGGATGCTTTTGTTGAAGGTGTGAAAATAGGTTCCGGAAGTTTGTCTCCCTGCCTTAAACCTTCAGGAAGCTTTATACCGCAAATACTGCCTGTCTCTTTATATTCTTTCAGTCCTGATCCTTCAAGATATCCCCTAACTATACACTCTGCCTGAACCATTTTTACCTTCTTAACCAGCATTGACCTTCCCTGAAGCTCTTCCTTAAACTGTGACAATCCTTCAGGATATTGACTTACATCGGTTGTAATCATATGGTTGTCAACAATGTCCTTTGTGTAGTTAAACCAGAACTCTGAAATACTGTTCAGTACTTTTCCCTTATTGGGTATGAGATTGGGGAAAACCACATCAAAAGCTGAAATTCTGTCGGTAACTACTATAAGAAGCTTATCTCCGAGGTCGTAAACATTTCTAACCTTACCTTTAACATGTAACGGTAATTTAATAAAATCAGTATCGTTTATCAGCATAATCCCTTACACTCCTACATATAAAATTTATAGAATAAATTTATTATATTTAACTTCAAAATTAGTGTTTACGTACGAATTTTAGGTATTTCATCTATTCAATCCAAATAGGTATTTTCAACAAGGAATCCATAAAAAGCCCTATAATAAGCCTTTTGTAGACATAACCCCTTCTATTCTGTCATCAATAAATACCGCCTGGTCCAATGCCCTTCCAAAAGCCTTGAAAATAGCTTCAATAATATGATGTGTGTTGTTACCGTAAAACAGCTTGATATGTAAAT
It includes:
- a CDS encoding phosphoribosylaminoimidazolesuccinocarboxamide synthase, with the translated sequence MLINDTDFIKLPLHVKGKVRNVYDLGDKLLIVVTDRISAFDVVFPNLIPNKGKVLNSISEFWFNYTKDIVDNHMITTDVSQYPEGLSQFKEELQGRSMLVKKVKMVQAECIVRGYLEGSGLKEYKETGSICGIKLPEGLRQGDKLPEPIFTPSTKASEGHDQNVSFEELCKIIGTDLANQLKEVSLALYNKASKYAESKGIILADTKFEFGFLDDKLVVADELFTPDSSRFWDMKEYEPGRPQKSFDKQFVREYLESINWDKKPPAPELPEDVIRNTELKYIEAYERLTGKKLG